In the genome of Scylla paramamosain isolate STU-SP2022 chromosome 2, ASM3559412v1, whole genome shotgun sequence, the window cagggagtaaacatttcacgcagggaagccacagaatgcttgacttctgatctttctaaaatttctgattggggcagagtaaacttggtattgttcaatgcctcaaattcctccatctatcaactcgacacaaccttccagacaactatcccctcttcttcaatgacactcaactgtccccctcttctacactgaacatcctcggtctgtcctttacttataatctgaactggaaacttcacatctcatctctagctaaaacagcttctatgaagttaggcgttctgagacatctccgccagtttttctcacccccccagctgctaactctgtacaagggccttatccgtccatgtatagagtatgcttcacatgtctgggggggttccactcatactgctcttctagacagggtggaatcaaaagcttttcgtctcatcaactcctctcctctaactgactgtcttcagcctctctctcaccaccgcaatgttgcatatctagctgtcttctaccgctattttcatgctaactgctcttctgatcttgctaactgcatgcctcccctccttccgcagcctcgctgcacaagactttcttctttttctcacccctattctgtccacctctctaatgaaagagttaaccagtattctcaatcattcatccctttctctggtaaactctggaactccctgcctgcttctgtatttccaccttcctatgacttgaattccttcaagaggcaggtttcaagacacttattcatcaaattttgaccactgctttgacccttttatgggactggcatttcagtgggcatattttttttatttgatttttgttgcccttggccagtgcccttcctgaaaaaaaaaaaaaaaaaaaaaaaaaaaaaaaaagccccttctctcttccctcctactttctgtattctcattttcagtccaaagctggatgttgcatctatgtccACAATTACCCAACTTGCTCTCTTGCCCACACTTTTGAATCTTCCAAATTTTCAATTATCTGGCTATGAcaacagtcactctcaaactaaatttgtgctatatacctctcacctaactcctctaacaataaaaaaattctttgactatttaacttcaaATGTGGAATGTGGGATAATGTgattcccttctctttcacaGAAATCTcctttcttggagacttcaatgttcaccaccagttttggtTTTCCACTCCCTTTGCTGGccatcctggtgaaatagcctttaattttgctatccttcacgacctagaaGAATTAGTGTGATGCCCTATTCATATTCCTGCCCATCTTGGAGATAGGcttaacattcttgaccttttctaacctctaatccttctgcttatgttgtcactcTATCTTCTACACTGggctcctccaaatatataacctcacatatgtatcttgtcctatcattcccattcctcctcaGGACCCCCCCAAAAGTAGAGGTGCCTCAGCCATTTTACATCTGATAACTGGGGGttcctgaggaggtattattctgattttccttagtatgaccactgcttccatgtcagagccccatctctgtgtgctgagcgcataagagGTGATAAAGCctagcatggaggcgtacttccaaaccttggtttaacacatccTGTTCTTGTGgtacacatgatagagaggtggcccatgaaagatacttgagccttccaacacctgaatctcatgcattttatatttttgtccagAGTCATGCCAAACCTGTTCTCTAACTAACCCAAAATTCTTTCACcaaaagaaaatgtcaaaatatttctagatctaactccctcttgtgacttctggcacctagccaaaactatctctaataactttgtttcttcaactttccctcctttatttcatcctgaTGGCACTACATCCacctcatctatctctaaacctgaactctttgttcaaacttttgctaaaaactctacctgggatgattcagggcttgttctccTCCACTatccaactacttcatgctacttattatgatcctttgcaatgatgttttccatgcccttgctggccttaacCTTCAGAATgtttatggatctgatgggtccctcctaatgttctccaaaactgtgcctctgtgcttgcaccttgactagtcaaactcttccaattctatcaacatctacttaTCCTTCCTGCtagaagtttacctacattcagcctgttcctaaaaagggtgaccactcaagtctctcaaactaccatcctattactttgatttcctgcctctctacaGTTTTTGAGTCTATTCTCAACagcaaaattcttaaacatctatcactctgTGAAAGAAAGATAGGTTCCATCATGGTCtattggtgatctggctttccttagtgagtcttggtcatcctcttttagggattttggtaaaactatTGCTATTGCCTTAGACATCAAAATCTTTAGATAGAGTCTGGGATAAACCTCtggatttccaaactactctctcgcagcttctatccttctctttgtaacttcttaagtttcctttctaaccattCTATTGCTACACTGGTAGATAACCACTGTTCTCATATcatcagtggtgttcctcagggttctgtcctgtcatctactctcttcctgttattcatcaatgatctaaaccaaacttctcgtcctatccactactgtgctgatgatactatcctgcacttttttcacatcttttcatagcCCTTTTCAATCCTTCAGGAATTATACAGCTCAAGCACAGCAAATTCaatgcatcaaaaactcaattcctcaatcTATGAACTCAAAACAACCTTCCAGGTAACTATCCACTCATATTGCatttctagacaaggtggaatcaaaagcattttgtcttatcaactcctctcctctaactgactgtcttcagtctctccttgCCAAGATgtttcatctcttgctatttttaaCAGCTCTATatatgctaactactcttctctCGCAAACTGCATGTGTCTCCTCcttctgtggcctcgctgcacaagtttttctactttctctcacctctattctgtccagttctctaatgtaagagttgaccagtattctcaatcattcatccctttctctggttaactctggaattccctgccagcttctgtatctcttctttcctatgacttgaactctttcaagagggaggtttgaagacacttatcctttgtCATTTGATTTTTCAATTTGGAATCTCTTTAGGAAATTGCATTCGAGTGAGTCttttttcctaaaaaaaaaaaaaaaaaaaaaactcactaacTCATATGGAACAGGGCACACTGCATTAGTTGTTATGCTTACCAAGCTGGTATTTCTGGTTTGTCATCTTAAAAACTGACTATGAAACCAGTCCTAAAGCTTTTAAGTTTTAGATTTGTGATAGAAGCAtaggctaagaggggatctcATGTAAGTATTTATGTAGCATAAGAGATATAGTAAGTGATGTATACAAGCTCTTTTAATTGTTAATAATcaaaacaagacaacaaaattaataatgagttcaagctcAATAAAGTTAGACTTTAAAAGGAAATGGGGAGAAATTAGTCCTCAGAGTGGTTGATGATTttcagactcagtaatcagaatgTTACTGTAGCAGCTATGGTAGgctttaaaagattaaataTTGAATTAAATTACCTTTTTCAtcctattttatttaattatttttttttacatccagTTTCCCTAGCCTATTAGGTCTAGGATGGTGCCTTCTAACAAAAGACTTTGGTTGTGGCATTATGGAATCATTACCCCcaagtggatgcccttcctaacctcaGACTGTGGCCAGGATTTGAACCTGTACACCCTTCTGCCCCAAATGCATGTGTGGTACCACTGCACCACAGCAGCCCTCATTTAAGGATATGACATTGATGAATGAAAATACTGGACAAATGTATTGATATGATAATAGGTGTACACTGGCAAGTATGTTTTATACAAGATCTGCTATGTGCAAGTTTattggcttcttgtagcttgcTTTATATTCTTATGGAGCTTGGGAGATATAaaagattataaataaaaaaaataaaaacaaaaataataataataataataataataataataataataataataataataataataataataataataataaaaactgaaaaggtTAATTTATAGGAGTGATGCAAAAAAAATTCAGAAGCACAAAAGTCTGGAATAAACGTGATACAGAAATTATCACCATAAAGAatatttaataaaaaataaataaaaaaaagctggatGGGTCACAAGCATAACTCTTTTCTTATATAACTAGTGAAAATAGGCAAGTAAATATACAGACCTAGGCACAGCCTCCAACCACTGGGGCACCTCTAGCCTATTGTTGCGAAGGGTCTCTGAGGTGAAGGTGGTAAGCAGCTCCTCGGCCTCCTGGGTGACACGCTCAGCAGACTGCAGGGCCACAGGGAGATGGGAATTGTACCCACCACCCCTTATAGTGAGAGACAGCAATCCCTGAGAATTGTGGGGGTCATGGTTGTCCACCCCATAACCAGGAAGATGGGGAGGTAGCTCTCCTGACAAAGAAAAGCACATCAGATATTTCATTTGAAAATCCAGtgccactcaaaaaaaaaaaaaaaaaaaaaaaaaaaaaaaatctatattacATTCAGatatttcctcacacacacacacacacacacacacacacacacacacacacactatatatatatatatatatatatatatatatatatatatatatatatatatatatatatatatatatatatatatatatatatatatatatatatatatatatatatatatatatatatatatatatatatatatatatatatatataaacttataTGAGCTTGATATGGGTGAATTTAAAATGATGTGTATCCTGTTTCTATTTATATCTCCACCAGGGTAGCACCACCTTAAAAGGGGATTGAGCAAGGATGTCTAATACAGGATATTTGCCCAGAtgcctttatatttctgcatcTGTGCCTCAATGGTAGAATGAACTGACCCTTATAGCAACACAATGTCACAATGTAAAAATCATCAGTTGTGCAAGACAGCATGGGTAAAAAGGAATAAGACAATCCAATTGCTGCTCTCTCTGCACTGTCCTTACATCCCTAACAACTCTGTCACTAAATTCAGTTATCTTCTTAGCCAAttactcttcttccattctctatATGTtcaaacaattaaaacactttTTGCTTTCAAAttacacatggaaaaaaaaaaaaaaaggcattataTCACCTAGACTATAAGTTTGAATTGTTTAATCAGTTTCCCTATTTGCTGgaattttttattgttactgaaACTAAATAAAATTTACAATATAGGCATTTagtctttcttattcttttatgtaggaaggacacaggtgaagggggtgagagagagagagagagagagagagagagagagagagagagagagagagagagagagagagagagagagagagagagagagagagagagagagagagagagagagagagagagagagagagagagagagagagagagagagagagagaaataaaggctggtcccagaacagggtccaaagcagtagtcaaaaattaaagaataagtgtcttgaaacctccctcttgaaggaattcatgtcatagaaaagtagaaatacagaggcaggcagggagttataGAGTTTACCGGGATGAGTTttaggatgaatgattgagaatacttgttaactcttgcattagagaggtggacaaaataaaggtgagagaaagaagaaagtctagtgcagcgaggccatgggaggaggggagacatgcattcagcaagatcagaagagcagttaccatgaaaataatgatagaagatagcaagagatgcaacactgtgatgatgagaaagaggccgaagacagtcagttagaggagaggagctgaagagatgaaaagcttttgattccaccctgtctagaagagtggtatgagtggaaccctcccagacatgtgaagcatatactccatacatggagttAGTAAAATTagtagctggaagggtgagaaagatggtgaagacgtctcagaatgcctaacttcacagaagctgttttagctagagatgagatatgaagtttcctgtttaggatattcagtgtagaagaggtggacagttgagtgtcactgaagaagaggggatagttgtctggaaggttgtgttgagttgatagatgaaggaattgagtttttgaagtattgaacaatactaagtttgctctgccccaatcagaaatttttgagagatcagtcagtcagctattctgtagcttccctgcaagaactgtttacttcttgaagggttggacatctacaaaaagaagtggaaaagtgcagggtggtatcatcagtgtaggagtggatacaacaagaaatttggtttaaaagatcactgatgaataagagtgggtgacaggacagaaccctaaggaacaccactgttaatagatttagaagaatagtgactgtctactacagcagcaatagaacagtcagaaaggaaacttgagatgaagttacaaagagaaggataaaagctgttggagggtactttggaaatcaaagctttgtgccagattctatcacaagtttttgatatgtctaaggcaacagcaaaagtttcaccaaaatctctaaaagaggatgaccaagactcagtaaggaaagccagaagatcaccagtagagcagccttgacagaacccatactggtgatcagatagaaggttgtgaagtaatagatgtttaagaatcttcctgttgtggatagattaaaaaaactttagataagcaagaaattaaagtaataggacagcagtttgagggattagaatggtcaccctttttaggaacacactgaatgtaggcaaacttccagcaagaaggaaaggtagatgtttgacagacagagttgaaagagtttgtctAGGAAAGGTGTAAGCATAAAGGTGCATTtttggagaacaacaggagggaccccatcaggtacaCAAGcttttcgagggtttaggccagcaagcgcatggaaaacattacagcaaagaattttaatagatagcatgaaatagtcagagggtggagggaaggaaggaacaagcgcTGAATCACCTAAgctagagtttttagcaaaggtttgagcgaagagttcagctttagatagatgtgatagcagtggtaccatctggttgaaataaaggagggaaagaagaagcaaagttattggagatgttttctGGCTAGGAGCCacaagtcacgaggggagtttgatcttgaaagattttgacactttctattaatgaagaagtttttggctagttagagaacagacttggcttgATTTTGGGCAGAAATACTTTCCCTTATGCAAATCAAGAACATACTGTAGTGCATTCGATTACATTTCACCTAAGGATGTAGTAAACAGAATCAGTCAAACCTCCTTCCCATCTCATTCTACTCAATGAAAGAATTCTTATAATTATGTTAACattaatatataaaacaagAGCATATTATTAGACATAAAACAGGATAAATGAACAATATTCTCACCTGACTCATTAGTAGGGCAGTTGAGATTTGGTAAAGGTGGGTATCTTGTGGTGCCCTCACTGTGGTTCCTGCGGTGTTTGGCTCCACTGTGCTGCCAATTACTACCACTGCTTTCACTGTCCCTCCTGGTGATGGTGGGCCGCCTGGGAGGTGGCGTATGATCTGATTCATCTCTGCTATGCTGGGGTGGTTGCCTCACCCTAGGTCGTACAGATTGGTCAAGACGAGAAGTAGTCCCACAACTAAGGTGTGAGGAAGAGTGCTGTGATGAGGCATCTTGGGCACAGTATGGGTTATGTGTGGCTTCCCTGTTTGGTTGGAATGACTGGGATTCTTGATTGGAGTATGTTTGTGAGGCCTCCCTACTTAGGCGTGATGAAGTTTCTCTGTTTAAATGCGATGAAACTTCCCTGCTGGAGTATGATGGGCATGAGGTTCCTTGGATAAGATATGTTGGACGTGAAGAATATTCCTGACTGGAGTATGCAACATGAGATGCTTCTTGAATTGGGTATGCTGCCTGGAATGAAGTCTCCCAACTGGGGTATGCAGCAGTAGCATACTGGTCATAATGGCGGTCATTGCTGTTCTCATCTACATTGTTATTCTGACTATCCTGGACAGCCCTTTCCTGCAACTCTGCTACTGACACAGGTGAGGGTGGGAGTTGGTTTAAGAGTGGGGGGAGGTAGTTGGCGGCCTGGGAATTGTCATAAAAGTTGCCTGGGGTGCTGGGGTCCTGGTGGTGCTGTGTAGAGGGCTGTGTTGGGGCTGAATCATCAGATGTCCACACATTGCTCTCACCCTTTGACTCAATGGAACCATTGGTCATggctaaaaagagaaaaagatgcaCTGATCACTGACACTGCTAgaggtatttatatttttcttagcaTTTTCTGTCAGGCCCAACTGAATCATAAGATGAAAATTAATGtgaaaaattagaaaattaaatgtaatatcaagcatgaaaataatgctacaacatacataacatacaatatacatatacaatatgccacacacaaagtacaaatAACACAAAGATACATACTGCACCCTCAAACCTCCTGTGCCAGCCCTTTGAGGTGCTTCACCTCTGCTGCTACAGTGCAAATGTGGACAAATGCCAAGAGAAGCAACTGATTTGCCACTCTGGAGTGTTGCAAGTCCTCTAGGAAATACAAGTAAAGAATAATACATGGTAAGTAATTctgtttctgcttctttctctgttcATAAACTTTTTCCCTAATCAATATTTCCATAGATTTTTCCCAAGGTTACTTGAGTATtaagaaaatgtaaattaatATCTAActtaagaaaaggaatgaaagattctACACATTTTtaatgtgatatttttttttgttaaatttacaCTGGACATTGGTGAATAGTTGCCAGAGTGTAATGGCATCATAGGAGTGGTCACAAAATCTATAGATGTAATAAACATCAACTCAACCCACATTATTCCTTTGAGGGACTAACCCTCAAAGGAATATCATACTTGTTTAGATCAGCTGGTTAACCATGAAGAAGTCTCATAAGCCATAAGTGAGAAAGATACaatcaaaagtaaaaaaaatcattacaaatGCTACTAAcacatatattatttttccaacagattatttatttatttttaatttttttatataggagggacactggccaagggcaacaaaaatacaataaaaaaaaatgctcactgaaatgccagtcccataaaagggtcaaagcactagtcaaaaattgatgaataagtgtcttgaaacctccctctttaaggaattcaagtcataggaaggtggaaatacagaagcaggcagggagttccagagtttaccagagaaaaggatgaatgattgaaaatactggttaactcttgtgttagagagatggacagaataggggtgagagaaagaagaaagtcttgggcagtgaggctgcgggaggaggggaggcatgcagttagcaagatcagaagagcagttagcatgaaaataacagtagaagacagctagagatacaacattgcggcggtgagtgagaggctgaagacagtcagttagaggagaggagttgatgagacgaaaagcttttgattccaccctgtctagaagagcagtatgagtggaacccacccagacacttcatagaagctgttttaggtagagatgagatgtgaagtttccagttcagattataagtaaaggacagaccgaggatgttcagtgttgaagagggggacagttgagtgtcattgaagaagaggggatagttgtctggaaggttgtatcgagtaaatagatggaggaattgagtttttgaggcactgaacaataccaagtttgctctgccccaatcagaaattttagaaagatcagaagtcaggcgttctgtggcttccctacgtgatatatttacctcctgaagggttggacgtctatgaaaagacgtggaaaagtgcaggctggtatcatcagcgtaggagtggataggacaagaagtttggtttagaagatcattaatgaataataagaagagagtgggtggcaggacagaaccctgaggaacaccactgttaatagatttaggagaagaacagtgaccgtctaccacagcagcaatagaacaatcagaaaggaaacttgagatgaagttacagagagaaggatagaaaccgtaggagggtagtttggaaatcaaagctttgtgcgagcctctatcaaaagcttttgatatgtccaaggcaacagcaaaagtttcatcaaaatctctaaaagaggatgagcaagactcagtaaggaaagccagaagatcaccagtagagcgaccttgacggaacccatactggcgatcagatagaaggttgtgaagtgatagatgtttaagaatcttcctgttgaggatagattcaaaaactttagataggcaggaaatt includes:
- the LOC135111590 gene encoding uncharacterized protein LOC135111590 isoform X2, which gives rise to MTNGSIESKGESNVWTSDDSAPTQPSTQHHQDPSTPGNFYDNSQAANYLPPLLNQLPPSPVSVAELQERAVQDSQNNNVDENSNDRHYDQYATAAYPSWETSFQAAYPIQEASHVAYSSQEYSSRPTYLIQGTSCPSYSSREVSSHLNRETSSRLSREASQTYSNQESQSFQPNREATHNPYCAQDASSQHSSSHLSCGTTSRLDQSVRPRVRQPPQHSRDESDHTPPPRRPTITRRDSESSGSNWQHSGAKHRRNHSEGTTRYPPLPNLNCPTNESGELPPHLPGYGVDNHDPHNSQGLLSLTIRGGGYNSHLPVALQSAERVTQEAEELLTTFTSETLRNNRLEVPQWLEAVPSPHMVRAGRELRLLADAFACTAERRKVRHMAESVNLSCIEMDDFFQLCAELFYDGITRERIVALFTFVGDVAVHQVRIKGEELIHRLIKWSLKYLVEHVCRWVQEAGGWVAVLTCGANFLYRCAVFVFCVCGSVAAGLFIYKTLKNG
- the LOC135111590 gene encoding uncharacterized protein LOC135111590 isoform X1, with the protein product MTNGSIESKGESNVWTSDDSAPTQPSTQHHQDPSTPGNFYDNSQAANYLPPLLNQLPPSPVSVAELQERAVQDSQNNNVDENSNDRHYDQYATAAYPSWETSFQAAYPIQEASHVAYSSQEYSSRPTYLIQGTSCPSYSSREVSSHLNRETSSRLSREASQTYSNQESQSFQPNREATHNPYCAQDASSQHSSSHLSCGTTSRLDQSVRPRVRQPPQHSRDESDHTPPPRRPTITRRDSESSGSNWQHSGAKHRRNHSEGTTRYPPLPNLNCPTNESGELPPHLPGYGVDNHDPHNSQGLLSLTIRGGGYNSHLPVALQSAERVTQEAEELLTTFTSETLRNNRLEVPQWLEAVPSSPHMVRAGRELRLLADAFACTAERRKVRHMAESVNLSCIEMDDFFQLCAELFYDGITRERIVALFTFVGDVAVHQVRIKGEELIHRLIKWSLKYLVEHVCRWVQEAGGWVAVLTCGANFLYRCAVFVFCVCGSVAAGLFIYKTLKNG